The sequence below is a genomic window from Methylotuvimicrobium sp. KM2.
GGTAAAGACGGTAAAGTTAGTTTATTTTCGCGGTAAATCCGGGAAAAGTCGGCAAAAAAACCGTTATCTTCGATCTGTTTAGGCAGGTCGATATCGATCAATTCTAATTGTGTTGCATTCGTTTTACTTTGTTCGGTCCACAGTTTAATGAGCTCTGCCGAGATTTCGATGATTTTAACATCGGTTTTGGCGATTGCCGTCGCCCCATTGGTTTTTCCGCTGTTAAGCGGCAAATGAGACAATGGCGAGTTGGTACTTATTTGATAGATGCTTTCGCAGTCCGGAGTCAATTCGAGTGTTCCTTTGTGCAAATAAAGCACTTTGTCATTATTGCTTTGACCCCGCACGAAAATCGTAGCGCCGGCTCGATAACAGTTTGTCCGTTGCTGCAAAAGCTCGATTGCCGCATCGTCAAGATTTCTTATCGGCACGAATTGTTTTAGTATTTCGACTGGCTGTTTTATGCGGCTTGTCTTGAAAGGTTTATCGCCTGCTAAAATAGGATCAGCGCTAGTGGGACGATCATCAACATTTTCTTGTTGATCGTTTTTAGCCTTGGGAGACTTGGACGTAAAGTGATCGATTAAATGATAAAACCAATTGAACATACGTCAAGCCATGAAAAACTTCGTTGTTTCGCAGATTTGCTGCTTCGCGTCGTGCAGTATCTGCAATAATTGTTCCGGAGTCAATAATTGAGCGTCCAACTTCTGAAATGCCGGCAAAGTATTGATTAACGGTAGTTCAACCCTTTGCTCCTGTTGCGTAAATAAGAAATGGAATTTAGCGAGCAAAACAATATCGCTTAGTTGTAAAGTCACGCCGGAATGATCGAACCAGTTGCTTACTTTTACCGGAACTGTTTTGAGATTATCAGGAAACTCCCATCTTTCCAGGATGATCGTGCCAATTTGACCTTGCAATGATTTGATGCATTGATCAATGTCGCTGACTGTGAAAGTGTTTTCCGGTAATTGGTCGGCAAACATTAATAGGGTTAGAGTTCCGATATTATGCAGAAGCCCGGCTAGCAATGCTTCTTCCGGGGTGGTTTGACGAGGCAAGAAGTGGGTCATATAACGAGTTAATCGGGTTACGGTTAAGTAGTAATGCGGTTTTTGGAATATAGATTAGCGTAACATTCGATTTAGCGATGGCGGTAAACTGGTAAAAAATACCCGCTCGATAATGGAAACAATGCTTTTGGAGTGGCTTCGTTAATTTCTCGTCCTATGCCATTGGCCATCTCTAAATATACCGTACCTTTGCACAAATAAACGAGTGAATCGACCTCGGTACCTCGAATGAAAAGGGCCGCCCCTGGGGCGAAGTTTTCGGTGCGGATTTTTAAAGCCCGTATCTCTTCTTCGATTAACAGTTGCCCTAAAGGCATCAGCCGTTTAAGAAATTTAACCGAAATGTTAACCGGTTTAATGTTATTGCTAGATTGCTTGGTTCCTAAAAACCGTCTTTCAACCGTTATCGTTTGTTCCTTTTTGTGGGCTTGCATGGGCTTTGAAATAGGTTTTTTAAATAGATTCAGCAACATAATATCTATAGATTTGATAATAAATAACTTCTCTATTTTGGGAGGGGTCGGTTGCTCGATTGGCATGTGTGGGCGTCAGAAAGCCGCCGACAAGTCTACACGGAGGTATTCACCCAGCATCTAAATTTTCCAAGATAGTGTTAACCATAGTTAATGGGCTATGGAATTTAGGTGCTGGGTTCACAGTCTCCTGCCAGGCGAGTTACCGAACCCTAGACAAATCTCATAACTCCGGGAAGTTATTTTTCGCGAAATTCTATATTGAAAAAGTTCGCCTGGCTTCGTTAATTTTAGTTTGTGCGTCATGAAAAATATGTAACGAGTTTTCCGGCGAGAGTTGGATGAAGTCTAGTTTGCTTGCCGCCGGTATGGAGGTTATTTCCGGTAAATTAGCCATTTCAGATGTACCGATTTTACTGTGTAACCGCGATAATACGACGATATCGATCAGGGAAATCCGGTTGCCGCGATGTTGGTACCAATCATCGGCATATAATGGTATTTCGTAAAGTTCTATGGGAAACTCCCATTCTCGTAAGATATAGGCGCTGACGGGGCCTCTTATGAAGGGGATGACACGCTCAAGCGACTCTTCCTTGTAGTAATCCTCTGGTAGGTTCGCGGCAAAATTTAAAAAAGGGACAATCCCTATATCGCAAACCAAGCCCCCGAGTAATGCCTCTTCCGGATTAACTTTTTTGGTTTCGCTAGCTAAAACATAACAAATACAGGAGATGTAGATGCTTTGCCTCCAAACCCTATCCAGTATTTTTTTGATCAGCAGATTCTGGGAATGAAATATTTGTTTGAGACTGAGAGAAATCACTAAATTTTGGGTTGCCTTTAAACCGATTCTATTGACTGCTTCGAAACATGTTTTAGCCGGAATGGTGGTTAAATATAAAGGGCAGTTTGCAACTTGAATTAATTTTGCCGCAATAACCGGATCCAACTGGATTATCCTAACGGCTTCGGCCACGCCAATATCGGCTTGAATGGCTTTGCGCAGTTTAAAAGCAATATCCGGCAGCGACGGAACGTCCATTTCTTCTTCTAGGTAATACTGTGAAAAAGCTTGCAATAAACGATTATCGGTTAATTCTTTCGGAATGTTAAGCGGAGCGGGGTGATGGGAAGAGGGCGGCAGCGCGCACATGATTTTATGCGAAACCCTCAATAGACTTACGTCGGTTTTTGCGATAACGTTCAAGGCGTGTTTGATACCGCTGCAGAGGGGGAATTTAGCGCGTGCGGTATTAGCTTCGACTTCATAATTTTTCCCGGCGCTGTCGGAAATAATGACTGTACCCTTCAATAAAAAGTAAGCGGAGTCGTTTTGTTCGCCTTGATTGAACAAAATAGTGTTGGCGGGGAAAACCTCAGAGTATCGATCAGTTGCGAAAGACTCCAGCATTTCTTCATTTAAACTGCGAATGGGAATCAACGTTTTTAGCGTTTCAACCGTTATCGGGTCAGGGTTGATGCTGCAGGCGGAACCTTGTTTGTTATCCTTGAAAAAAAAATTCAATAAAGACATGCTGATTCCGTAAAAAACAATTGCCAAAAATAAAAATTGGAATACCGATTCGACTGATAGTCTAAACTGCATTCGAGTATAGCAGAAACTGCGTTCGCTTAATGACACTTACCGATGATTAAGGACAACATGAATAAACTTAAATTCAGATTGCAATCCAACTTAACATACGAAGCAATACCATTTGCTCCAGACGAACAATCTTTTGCGAAATGGCTGGAGTTACTGTCTTCTGAAAATGGTTACGAAATTTGTCGTCAACTGGCGTCGGCTTTCCATGCCATGAATGGCATGGATATCAGTCCTCGATTTCGCTTTACATGTCTTCTTCAAGCAATTCCGCTGGTGAATAAAGTGGCCGAAAGGCTTGAAAGCTTATATTTGGATAGCGGCTTTCCCTTATCTGAAGAAGAAACTTCGAATGTCGAAATTTTAGTATGGGTTTACACGCAATTGACGATGAATTTTACTGATTTGAGTTATCAGCTCGAATCGATAGATACCAATTGGAGCAAGCAGGAGCAAGCACAAATATTATTTTCGGCAATGTATGCCGCGAGTCAAGTTTTACTGCATATAAGTCAAGTCTATGCTAGCGTTCAAAAAGGCTTTTGGTTAAATTGTTACCGGAATTACATAAGAGCGGAGATGCTTGAGCTTTTAAATATTCCAGTGAATATGAGTCATGTTAAGCATAAAACGATCGCAAGCGTCTTTAAGCAAATGCTTATTTTTTCGTGCTGTGATACCGATTGTTTTAGAGTTCGTGAAATGAATACGCTTTTCAATCTGTTAGAAGAGTGTGTTGATGCCATCAGCTTAACTAGCGAGGTGGCACCTGAAGCAATGCAAGGTGTTTTTCAGCTAAACTTGGATGTCGATGAAGCGCCGAGCAAAAGTTTGCCTTCCCTAACAGAAACACAAAACAATACCCGTTATATTGCCACACTGCCGATCGTTAATTTTCTCATTACTGCCGCTCAAAAAAGAAAAGATAAAAAAACGGATTTTCGCTTTATCGACAAGGACCTGCTTTTCAGAGTGGCGGAAGTATTGACCAAAAAGCGCACCAGAAAATACACCCGAATCGTATCGACAGAAAATGCAAGGGGCTACATTGGTTTTAAGTCGATCGTCAGTATGCTCGCAAAAATACAGGGAGTCGACAATGAAACGATTAAGGTGAAGTCTGCGCATGACCCCAGAATTGCAGGAAGCTGGCAAGTACCGGATTTAGACTTGGTTCCGGAGGGCGATGAAATTGCTTATAGCCTAAACCAGAAAAAAAACCGACATTCGGCTATCGATCCGAAAGCAGCTAAAATCCATAAACTCGGCGCTCTGGCTTCAAGTGGAAATAAAATCTGGTCTCAGCCTGAACCTGTTGAACTACTCAATAAGATTCCGTTCGGCGATTTTTTGATCTTGAATAGCAGTATTAAAGGCTATGCCTTGGTTTGGAATTCGGAAGACCAAAGGATCAAAGTTGGCGAGCTGTTCGCAGTTCAACAGCCAGGGTTTAACGAATTGGAAATCGGTCAGATCCGAAGAATCAGTCGACTTGAAGACGAGGGTTTGATTTTGGGGATTGAACTGATGGGAATGCGTTCTGAATTGGTTTGGATCATTTTGCTTGGCATTAATAAGCAACAAGGACAGATGGCGATTTATGTCCCCGCCGATTCGATTTTGCATCAGCCGGAGAGTATTATTTTAGGCACGCATTACTTAAAACCGGGGCAGACGATTGAAGTTCATCGCGGAAATCAAAGAGCGCTGTATCGTATCGGAAAGCTTTTGCATGTCACAGCCGCGTTACAGCATATTGAATTAGTGGCTATTAATGAGAGTTCTAATTAATAAAGCGGTCGGGCGCTTAATGGCATTTTGAAATATCGACTCCGGTTTTTTCGAGAATTGCCC
It includes:
- a CDS encoding HDOD domain-containing protein, whose product is MTHFLPRQTTPEEALLAGLLHNIGTLTLLMFADQLPENTFTVSDIDQCIKSLQGQIGTIILERWEFPDNLKTVPVKVSNWFDHSGVTLQLSDIVLLAKFHFLFTQQEQRVELPLINTLPAFQKLDAQLLTPEQLLQILHDAKQQICETTKFFMA
- a CDS encoding HDOD domain-containing protein codes for the protein MSLLNFFFKDNKQGSACSINPDPITVETLKTLIPIRSLNEEMLESFATDRYSEVFPANTILFNQGEQNDSAYFLLKGTVIISDSAGKNYEVEANTARAKFPLCSGIKHALNVIAKTDVSLLRVSHKIMCALPPSSHHPAPLNIPKELTDNRLLQAFSQYYLEEEMDVPSLPDIAFKLRKAIQADIGVAEAVRIIQLDPVIAAKLIQVANCPLYLTTIPAKTCFEAVNRIGLKATQNLVISLSLKQIFHSQNLLIKKILDRVWRQSIYISCICYVLASETKKVNPEEALLGGLVCDIGIVPFLNFAANLPEDYYKEESLERVIPFIRGPVSAYILREWEFPIELYEIPLYADDWYQHRGNRISLIDIVVLSRLHSKIGTSEMANLPEITSIPAASKLDFIQLSPENSLHIFHDAQTKINEARRTFSI